One Telluria mixta DNA window includes the following coding sequences:
- a CDS encoding aminotransferase-like domain-containing protein: MKLYESLAAEVEGQVARGVLLEGERLPSVRQASLRRKLSISTVLRAYSLLESRGVIESRPQSGFFVRARPRVTPRSAEPTPALTLSSEVDVSRLVLSTLRTIRTQGAVPLGSPYPDPAVFPAARISQYANAIARRRHVSVLDDLPPGNPQLIRQIARRYLEHGLAVDPSEIIVTVGATEAINLCLQAVAKPGDTVAVESPTFYAMLHAIERMGMRALEVPTDARTGIDVDALRTLMAGQRVAAVMVMPNFQNPLGFIMPDERKRELVALLAEHGIPAIENCVYDELYYGDRHPCPLKTWDTRGLVLHCASFSKSLTSNYRIGWALAGRYAAQVEKLKFLNTLSTPSLPQLAIADYLQNDGFDRHLRQVRKGYAQRARMMAAAVLRFFPDGTRVSEPQGGYVLWVELAGGVDAMRLYARALEHGITVGPGHMFSARGSWTHCIRLNYSYPWTPATEDALRTLGRLVAELA; this comes from the coding sequence ATGAAGCTCTACGAGTCCCTCGCCGCCGAAGTCGAAGGCCAGGTCGCGCGCGGCGTGCTGCTGGAAGGGGAGCGGTTGCCCTCCGTGCGCCAGGCCAGCCTGCGCCGCAAGCTGAGCATCAGCACGGTACTGCGCGCGTACTCCCTGCTGGAGAGCAGGGGCGTCATCGAGAGCCGGCCGCAGTCCGGCTTTTTCGTGCGTGCGCGGCCGCGCGTCACGCCCCGTTCCGCCGAGCCGACGCCGGCCCTGACGTTGTCGTCGGAAGTGGACGTGAGCCGGCTCGTGCTGTCCACCTTGCGCACCATCCGCACACAGGGCGCGGTGCCGCTCGGTTCGCCTTATCCGGACCCCGCCGTCTTCCCCGCCGCGCGCATCAGCCAGTACGCCAACGCGATCGCGCGCCGTCGCCACGTCAGCGTGCTGGACGACCTGCCGCCGGGGAACCCGCAACTGATCCGCCAGATCGCGCGCCGCTACCTGGAACATGGACTCGCCGTCGATCCGTCCGAAATCATCGTCACCGTCGGCGCCACCGAAGCGATCAACCTGTGCCTGCAGGCCGTCGCAAAGCCCGGCGATACCGTCGCCGTCGAGTCGCCGACGTTCTACGCCATGCTGCACGCGATCGAACGGATGGGCATGCGTGCGCTCGAGGTGCCGACGGACGCGCGCACCGGCATCGACGTGGACGCGCTGCGCACCCTCATGGCCGGCCAGCGCGTGGCCGCCGTGATGGTCATGCCGAACTTCCAGAATCCGCTCGGCTTCATCATGCCGGACGAGCGCAAGCGCGAACTCGTGGCACTGCTCGCGGAGCACGGCATCCCCGCCATCGAGAACTGCGTCTACGACGAACTGTATTACGGCGACCGCCACCCGTGCCCCCTCAAGACGTGGGACACGCGCGGCCTCGTGCTGCACTGCGCATCGTTCTCGAAGAGCCTGACGTCGAACTACCGCATCGGCTGGGCGCTGGCGGGACGCTACGCGGCCCAGGTGGAAAAGCTGAAATTCCTGAACACGCTGAGCACGCCGTCGCTGCCGCAGCTGGCCATCGCCGACTATCTGCAGAACGACGGCTTCGACCGCCACCTGCGCCAGGTGCGCAAGGGGTATGCGCAGCGCGCCCGCATGATGGCGGCCGCCGTGCTGCGCTTCTTCCCGGACGGCACCCGCGTCTCCGAACCGCAGGGTGGCTATGTGCTGTGGGTGGAACTGGCGGGCGGCGTCGACGCGATGCGGCTGTACGCCCGCGCCCTCGAACACGGGATCACGGTCGGCCCCGGCCACATGTTTTCCGCGCGGGGCAGCTGGACGCACTGCATCCGCCTCAACTACAGCTACCCGTGGACGCCGGCGACGGAAGACGCGTTGCGCACGCTGGGCCGGCTCGTTGCCGAGTTGGCGTGA
- a CDS encoding MotA/TolQ/ExbB proton channel family protein, protein MPDPSFDGAVRAVETVLYSVSSVLYLPVLVAIAALLLYMLACLGAFLGEWRERRRGARLLVDGARAAIDTCLRESAAPLDAHLERIVQSAEGAGLRRLDAVRFVVRVGPALGLMGTLIPMGIALAGLAHGDLPHMAQDMTTAFTATVVGLACSVLAYVLALVREHWLRADMLDVAFAAEQALADVPRVHAIRA, encoded by the coding sequence ATGCCTGATCCGTCCTTTGACGGCGCCGTGCGCGCCGTCGAAACCGTGCTGTATTCCGTTTCCTCCGTCCTGTACCTGCCGGTCCTCGTGGCCATCGCCGCGCTGCTGCTGTACATGCTGGCCTGCCTCGGCGCCTTCCTCGGCGAATGGCGCGAGCGCCGGCGTGGCGCGCGCCTGCTCGTCGACGGCGCCCGCGCCGCCATCGACACCTGCCTGCGCGAATCCGCCGCGCCGCTCGACGCGCACCTCGAACGCATCGTGCAGAGCGCCGAGGGCGCCGGCCTGCGCCGCCTGGACGCCGTGCGCTTCGTCGTGCGCGTCGGCCCCGCGCTGGGCCTGATGGGCACCCTGATCCCGATGGGCATCGCACTCGCGGGCCTCGCCCACGGCGACCTGCCGCACATGGCGCAGGACATGACGACGGCGTTCACCGCGACGGTCGTCGGTCTCGCGTGCAGCGTGCTCGCCTACGTGCTGGCGCTCGTGCGCGAGCACTGGCTGCGCGCCGACATGCTGGACGTTGCCTTCGCGGCCGAGCAGGCGCTCGCCGACGTGCCCCGTGTGCACGCCATCCGCGCGTGA
- a CDS encoding FdhF/YdeP family oxidoreductase, with protein sequence MADNDTAGRIAPYHNPAGGWGALKYVALNLVRERVGRNSIGTLLAQNQPDGFDCPGCAWPDRVHTSTFEFCENGVKAVAAEATSKRVRPEFFARHTVTELMAQSDYELEQHGRLTDPMVYDRATDKYVPIAWDDAFALIARHVNALEDPDRAAFYTSGRASNEAAFLYQLFARMVGTNNFPDCSNMCHEATSRGLPGTVGIGKGTVTLDDFDEADAILIFGQNPATNHPRMMGLLRECAKRGAAIVSINPLKERGLERFQDPQSPAEMLTNASTPISSMFVRPRLSGDLALIKAVAKRVLELDDDAHAAGNARVLDMAFIDAHTTGFDAFTADLRAEDWGMLLEESGVPRADIERLARLYASADRVIACWGMGLTQHRQSVAAVQMLSNLMMMRGQIGRPGAGLCPVRGHSNVQGDRTVGIEERPTQAFLDRLGQVFDFSPPRHHGLDVVATIRGMVDGRVNVFIGLGGNFAAATPDTPLTWAGLRQCALTVQVSTKLNRSHLVHGRDALILPTLGRTEIDLQDGVAQGVTVEDSMSMVHISYGINRPASPNLLSEIAIVARMAHATLGSGKVDWLARAANYALIRDDIEKVFDDFYDYNARVAKPGGFHLRVASRERAWATPSARAQFVVNAIDRDTAIHRARAIHGERLLTMMTTRSHDQYNTTVYGLDDRYRGVFGMRRVVFIHRDDLAMLGLKAGDKVDITSVWDDGVERRADGFLLVEYDIPRGCVGAYYPETNPLVPLDSVAVGAGTPTSKSIPVLLHPASRASAAGMSAAGNV encoded by the coding sequence ATGGCCGACAACGACACCGCAGGGCGCATCGCCCCGTACCACAACCCCGCCGGCGGCTGGGGCGCGCTGAAATACGTGGCGCTGAACCTGGTCCGCGAACGCGTGGGCAGGAACAGCATCGGGACGCTGCTCGCGCAGAACCAGCCGGACGGCTTCGACTGCCCCGGCTGCGCCTGGCCCGACCGCGTCCATACGTCCACGTTCGAATTCTGCGAGAACGGCGTCAAGGCCGTGGCGGCGGAAGCGACATCCAAGCGCGTCCGGCCCGAATTCTTCGCGCGCCACACGGTGACGGAACTGATGGCGCAGAGCGACTACGAACTGGAACAGCACGGCCGCCTGACCGACCCGATGGTGTACGACCGCGCCACCGACAAGTACGTGCCCATCGCGTGGGACGACGCCTTCGCCCTGATCGCGCGCCATGTGAACGCGCTGGAGGACCCGGACCGCGCCGCGTTCTACACGTCCGGCCGCGCCAGCAACGAGGCGGCATTCCTGTACCAGCTGTTCGCGCGCATGGTCGGCACCAACAACTTCCCCGACTGTTCCAACATGTGCCACGAGGCGACGAGCCGCGGCCTGCCCGGCACGGTCGGCATCGGCAAGGGCACCGTCACGCTGGACGATTTCGACGAGGCCGACGCCATCCTGATCTTCGGCCAGAACCCGGCCACGAATCACCCGCGCATGATGGGCCTGCTGCGCGAGTGCGCGAAACGGGGCGCCGCCATCGTGTCGATCAACCCGCTCAAGGAGCGCGGACTGGAACGCTTCCAGGATCCGCAAAGCCCGGCCGAGATGCTCACCAATGCGAGCACGCCGATCAGCTCCATGTTCGTGCGCCCGCGCCTGTCCGGCGACCTCGCCCTCATCAAGGCCGTGGCCAAGCGCGTGCTGGAACTGGACGACGACGCCCACGCCGCAGGAAACGCGCGCGTGCTCGACATGGCATTCATCGATGCCCACACGACCGGCTTCGACGCGTTCACGGCCGACCTGCGCGCCGAGGACTGGGGCATGCTGCTGGAAGAATCGGGGGTGCCGCGCGCCGATATCGAGCGCCTGGCGCGGCTGTACGCGAGCGCCGACCGCGTGATCGCGTGCTGGGGCATGGGCCTGACCCAGCACCGGCAATCGGTGGCGGCCGTGCAGATGCTGTCCAACCTGATGATGATGCGCGGGCAGATCGGCCGCCCCGGCGCCGGCCTGTGCCCCGTGCGCGGGCACTCCAACGTGCAGGGCGACCGCACGGTCGGCATCGAGGAACGTCCGACCCAGGCCTTCCTCGACCGCCTGGGCCAGGTGTTCGACTTCTCTCCGCCGCGCCACCACGGGCTCGACGTCGTGGCCACGATCCGGGGCATGGTGGACGGCCGCGTGAACGTGTTCATCGGCCTGGGCGGCAACTTCGCGGCCGCCACGCCCGACACCCCGCTGACGTGGGCCGGCCTGCGCCAGTGCGCGCTGACGGTGCAGGTGTCGACGAAGCTGAACCGCAGCCACCTCGTGCACGGCCGCGACGCGCTGATCCTCCCCACGCTGGGCCGCACGGAGATCGACCTGCAGGACGGCGTGGCGCAGGGCGTGACGGTGGAAGACTCGATGAGCATGGTGCACATCTCGTACGGCATCAACCGTCCGGCGTCGCCGAACCTGCTGTCCGAAATCGCCATCGTCGCGCGCATGGCGCATGCCACGCTGGGGAGCGGCAAGGTGGACTGGCTTGCGCGCGCCGCGAACTATGCGCTGATCCGCGACGACATCGAGAAGGTTTTCGACGACTTTTACGACTACAACGCGCGCGTGGCGAAGCCGGGCGGCTTCCACCTGCGCGTGGCGTCGCGCGAGCGCGCCTGGGCGACGCCGAGCGCGCGGGCCCAGTTCGTCGTCAACGCGATCGACCGCGACACCGCCATCCACCGCGCCCGCGCCATCCACGGCGAGCGCCTGCTGACCATGATGACGACCCGCTCGCACGACCAGTACAACACGACCGTCTACGGGCTGGACGACCGCTACCGCGGCGTGTTCGGCATGCGCCGCGTGGTCTTCATCCACCGCGACGATCTCGCCATGCTGGGCCTGAAGGCGGGCGACAAGGTCGACATCACGAGCGTGTGGGACGACGGCGTGGAACGCCGCGCGGACGGCTTCCTGCTCGTCGAATACGACATCCCGCGCGGCTGCGTCGGCGCCTATTATCCCGAGACGAATCCGCTCGTGCCGCTGGACAGCGTGGCCGTGGGCGCCGGTACGCCGACGTCGAAGTCGATTCCGGTGCTGCTGCACCCGGCGAGCCGTGCGAGCGCCGCAGGAATGTCCGCTGCCGGCAACGTGTAG
- a CDS encoding alpha/beta fold hydrolase, producing the protein MASPPGHAPRTGIRRTTDIERQDIASVANYTSIRYTSNDGLALHARDYPAAGAPAADADRNRLPVICIHGLTRNASDFDEFAPIVARQGRRVLALDVRGRGESQRDPNPDNYTPGVYAEDVARFMAGLNIPRAVFVGTSMGGLITMTLAAKHIDLIAAAVINDIGPVISEKGLARIAGYAGRTAAVDSWADAAGCIRDINACAFPDNVDADWDKWARRAFAPDAAGRLAPRYDPNIAIALQTGKLRPTSLPLRMAFRKLTQERPVLLVRGTLSDLLEERQAAWMRRAAPTMTCVEVPNVGHAPMLTEPVALDAILKFLATVP; encoded by the coding sequence GTGGCCAGCCCGCCCGGCCACGCGCCCCGCACCGGCATCCGCCGCACCACCGACATCGAACGACAGGATATCGCCAGCGTGGCCAACTACACTTCCATCCGCTATACGAGCAACGACGGCCTCGCGCTGCATGCGCGGGACTACCCGGCGGCCGGCGCACCGGCGGCGGACGCCGACCGGAACCGCCTGCCCGTGATCTGCATCCACGGATTGACCCGCAACGCATCCGACTTCGACGAGTTCGCACCGATCGTCGCGCGCCAGGGCCGCCGCGTGCTGGCGCTCGACGTGCGCGGACGCGGCGAGTCGCAGCGCGATCCGAACCCCGACAACTACACGCCGGGCGTGTACGCCGAGGACGTCGCCCGGTTCATGGCAGGCCTGAACATCCCGCGCGCCGTCTTCGTCGGCACGTCGATGGGCGGCCTGATCACGATGACCCTGGCCGCGAAGCACATCGACCTGATCGCCGCCGCGGTGATCAACGACATCGGCCCCGTGATCTCGGAAAAAGGGCTGGCGCGCATCGCCGGCTACGCGGGCAGGACGGCCGCCGTGGACTCGTGGGCCGATGCCGCCGGATGCATCCGCGACATCAACGCCTGCGCCTTCCCGGACAACGTCGATGCCGACTGGGACAAATGGGCGCGCCGCGCCTTCGCCCCGGACGCCGCCGGCCGCCTGGCGCCACGCTACGACCCGAACATTGCGATCGCGCTGCAAACCGGTAAACTCAGGCCGACGTCGCTGCCGCTGCGGATGGCGTTCCGCAAGCTCACGCAGGAACGCCCCGTATTGCTCGTGCGCGGCACGCTGTCGGACCTGCTCGAAGAACGCCAGGCCGCATGGATGCGGCGCGCGGCGCCGACGATGACCTGCGTGGAAGTCCCGAACGTGGGCCATGCGCCGATGCTGACGGAGCCCGTCGCGCTGGACGCCATCCTCAAGTTCCTGGCCACCGTGCCCTAA
- a CDS encoding LysR family transcriptional regulator, which yields MHSLPEWTDLRFFLELARAGTLSGASRRLDVEHTTVARRIDRLEQQLGTTLFDRSREGYELTEMGQALLPHAEAMEGAALAATEQLGGAEVAAAGVVRLGVPEVFGTRVVAPLLVKLFEDHPDLSIDLLALPRFANLANREADLGVMLDPPSTGRYMVTRLASFRFYLYAAPVYLAKHPPIRTHADLERHDFVDYVQDRLASRELSYLNELGFTPRRRLCCSGMTAQIEAASLGMGLMMAPPYAVPDDGRLVPVLPGFYAERSFWLAAPTDLYRLRRVKVVWDLLRDLADNNPKLWWHNGDMGRAA from the coding sequence ATGCACAGCCTGCCGGAATGGACGGACCTGCGGTTTTTCCTGGAGCTGGCGCGCGCCGGCACCCTGTCCGGGGCGTCGCGCCGCCTGGACGTGGAGCACACGACGGTGGCGCGCCGCATCGACCGCCTCGAGCAGCAACTGGGCACGACCCTGTTCGACCGCTCGCGCGAAGGCTACGAGCTGACGGAGATGGGGCAAGCCCTGCTGCCGCATGCCGAGGCGATGGAAGGGGCGGCGCTGGCGGCCACCGAGCAGTTGGGCGGCGCGGAGGTGGCGGCGGCCGGCGTCGTGCGGCTGGGCGTGCCCGAAGTGTTCGGCACGCGCGTCGTGGCACCGCTGCTCGTGAAGCTGTTCGAGGACCATCCGGACCTGTCGATCGACCTGCTGGCGCTGCCGCGCTTCGCCAACCTCGCCAACCGCGAAGCGGATCTCGGCGTCATGCTCGACCCGCCGTCGACGGGGCGCTACATGGTCACGCGCCTCGCCTCGTTCCGCTTTTACCTGTACGCGGCGCCCGTGTACCTGGCCAAGCACCCGCCGATCCGCACGCACGCGGACCTGGAGCGCCACGATTTCGTCGACTACGTGCAGGACCGCCTCGCGAGCCGCGAGCTGTCGTACCTGAACGAACTGGGATTCACGCCGCGCCGCCGGCTGTGCTGCTCGGGCATGACGGCGCAGATCGAGGCCGCATCGCTGGGCATGGGACTCATGATGGCGCCGCCGTACGCGGTGCCGGATGACGGCCGCCTCGTGCCCGTGCTGCCGGGCTTCTACGCGGAGCGCTCGTTCTGGCTCGCGGCGCCGACGGACCTGTACCGCCTGCGCCGCGTGAAAGTCGTGTGGGACCTGCTGCGCGACCTGGCCGACAACAATCCGAAGCTGTGGTGGCATAACGGCGACATGGGGCGGGCGGCGTGA
- a CDS encoding substrate-binding domain-containing protein, giving the protein MNRMIKPLPLALFAAFALTATGSALAAPDLKVALIAGKTGQLESYAKETETGFMLGLEYLTGGKMEINGRKLKVIVKDDQGKPDLSRTLLAEAYGDDKADIAVGTTSSGAALAMLPVAKEYKKVLIVEPAVADEITGAKWNKYIFRTARNSMQDALAAASTLKNGSVAFLAQDYAFGRDAIKAGKEALAATGSKANVVHEEYAPAAATDFTAPTQRLFDALKDKPQPRVLAIVWAGPNPMNKIADMKPERYGISLAPGGNILPVMKTWKAYAGTEGTINYYYGFPKNKMNDWLVAEHTKRFKAPPDMFTAGGMAAAAAVVAALQKVPSGNGDQMVTALEGASFETPKGTMTFRKEDHQALQPMYHFRIKKDQKSEWDLLELVREIPASELPLPVRNKR; this is encoded by the coding sequence ATGAATCGAATGATCAAACCCCTGCCCCTGGCCCTGTTCGCCGCCTTCGCCCTGACGGCGACCGGCTCCGCCCTGGCCGCCCCCGACCTGAAAGTCGCCCTCATCGCCGGCAAGACGGGCCAGCTGGAATCCTATGCTAAGGAAACGGAGACCGGCTTCATGCTGGGCCTCGAATACCTCACCGGCGGCAAGATGGAAATCAACGGCCGCAAGCTGAAGGTGATCGTCAAGGACGACCAGGGCAAGCCCGACCTCTCGCGCACCCTGCTGGCGGAGGCATACGGCGACGACAAGGCCGACATCGCCGTGGGCACGACGTCGTCCGGCGCCGCGCTCGCGATGCTGCCCGTCGCGAAGGAATACAAGAAGGTGCTGATCGTCGAACCGGCCGTGGCCGACGAGATCACGGGCGCCAAGTGGAACAAGTACATCTTCCGCACCGCCCGCAATTCGATGCAGGACGCGCTGGCCGCGGCGTCGACGCTGAAGAACGGCAGCGTGGCGTTCCTCGCGCAGGATTATGCGTTCGGCCGCGACGCCATCAAGGCCGGCAAGGAAGCGCTGGCCGCCACGGGCAGCAAGGCGAACGTCGTGCACGAGGAATACGCGCCGGCCGCCGCGACCGACTTCACGGCCCCCACGCAGCGGCTGTTCGATGCATTGAAAGACAAACCACAGCCGCGCGTGCTGGCCATCGTCTGGGCCGGCCCGAACCCGATGAACAAGATCGCGGACATGAAGCCGGAACGCTACGGCATCTCGCTCGCCCCTGGCGGCAACATCCTGCCCGTGATGAAGACGTGGAAGGCGTACGCCGGCACGGAAGGCACGATCAATTACTACTACGGCTTCCCGAAGAACAAGATGAACGACTGGCTCGTGGCCGAGCACACGAAGCGCTTCAAGGCGCCGCCCGACATGTTCACGGCGGGCGGCATGGCAGCAGCAGCGGCCGTCGTCGCGGCGCTGCAGAAAGTCCCGTCCGGGAACGGCGACCAGATGGTCACCGCGCTGGAAGGCGCGTCGTTCGAGACGCCGAAGGGTACGATGACCTTCCGCAAGGAAGACCACCAGGCGCTGCAGCCGATGTACCACTTCCGCATCAAGAAGGACCAGAAGAGCGAATGGGACCTGCTGGAACTGGTGCGCGAAATCCCGGCCAGCGAGCTGCCGCTGCCCGTCCGGAACAAACGCTGA
- a CDS encoding TonB-dependent receptor: MRLSKKKQQLIQRSAAALLVLSGGAAGAAHAQDAGSASGAVAAPEGNIEKVVVTARRREETLQDVPVSVTAFSADQLSKQAVPDVVALATALPNTTLKASRATNSTLTAFIRGVGQADPLAGFESGVGIYLDDVYLARPQGAVADIYDVERIEVLRGPQGTLYGRNTIGGAVKYVTRKLAPQTDVRLRGTLGNYQERDAVITASTPVSEQLRVGGTVARFKHGGYGTNLFDGSPNYDKDLKAARVSAEWTPTPDLFIRLAGDITQDDSHPKNGHRLIVGRTSGAPILSNVYDSNAEMLTALGHKQSVRQHGVAATVEWNVSPELTLKSITAQRQDKSWAPIDFDSLPVVDMEVPALYTNRQFSQEFNLTYTGPKIQGVAGVYYIDANAYNKFDTILAGAVPTSTFTSGNIDTKAWAAYADGSYNLTDALQLSLGGRYTVDKREADIYRQIYLGNKGTPEMGNPGALLFRTDTDLRGLEREDKKFTPRIALSWKATPTQNVYASYSKGFKGGGFDPRTNVVGTKIPLTQARAGYKPETIGTYELGLKSSFNGGRITTNTAVFYSDYKDVQIPGSVAIDTNGDGKDDSFAGITTNAGKAKIKGFEFEAVAHLTKEFSLSGMYSYIDAKYNEYIVAGVNVADQRHFQNTPRNSANLRATYEVPMPLVGYNGRLSLIGSASYRGQTYQFETPSIIDQDAYKLYDASIVWTRADGKIRAGIHGKNLSDVHYKTAGYLFPTLGNEGTLTAFYGAPRTVQGTIEYRF; this comes from the coding sequence ATGCGTCTTAGCAAGAAAAAACAGCAGCTGATCCAGCGCTCGGCTGCCGCCCTGCTCGTCCTGTCCGGCGGTGCCGCCGGCGCCGCGCACGCCCAGGATGCGGGCAGCGCCAGCGGTGCCGTCGCCGCGCCTGAAGGCAATATCGAGAAAGTCGTCGTCACCGCGCGCCGCCGCGAGGAGACGCTGCAGGATGTCCCGGTGTCCGTCACTGCGTTCAGCGCCGACCAGCTGTCGAAGCAGGCCGTCCCCGATGTCGTCGCCCTGGCGACGGCGCTGCCGAATACCACCCTGAAGGCGTCGCGCGCCACCAACTCCACCCTCACCGCCTTCATCCGCGGCGTGGGCCAGGCCGACCCGCTGGCCGGCTTCGAATCCGGCGTCGGCATCTACCTGGACGATGTCTACCTGGCCCGCCCGCAAGGCGCCGTGGCCGACATCTACGATGTCGAGCGCATCGAGGTGCTGCGCGGCCCGCAAGGCACGCTGTACGGCCGCAACACCATTGGCGGCGCCGTCAAGTACGTCACCCGCAAGCTGGCCCCGCAGACGGACGTGCGCCTGCGCGGCACCCTGGGCAACTACCAGGAACGCGACGCCGTCATCACGGCCAGCACGCCCGTCAGCGAGCAGCTGCGCGTGGGCGGCACCGTCGCACGATTCAAGCACGGCGGCTACGGCACGAACCTGTTCGACGGCTCGCCGAACTACGACAAGGACCTGAAGGCCGCGCGCGTGTCGGCCGAATGGACGCCGACACCCGACCTGTTCATCCGCCTCGCCGGCGACATCACGCAGGACGATTCGCATCCGAAGAACGGCCACCGCCTCATCGTCGGCCGCACGAGCGGCGCGCCGATCCTGTCCAACGTGTACGACTCGAACGCGGAGATGCTGACGGCCCTCGGCCACAAGCAGTCGGTGCGCCAGCACGGCGTCGCCGCCACCGTCGAGTGGAACGTGTCGCCCGAGCTGACGTTGAAGTCGATCACCGCGCAACGCCAGGACAAGTCGTGGGCGCCGATCGACTTCGATTCGCTGCCCGTGGTCGACATGGAAGTGCCGGCGCTGTACACGAACCGCCAGTTCAGCCAGGAATTCAACCTGACCTATACGGGTCCGAAGATCCAGGGCGTGGCCGGCGTCTACTATATCGACGCGAACGCGTACAACAAGTTCGACACGATCCTCGCCGGCGCCGTCCCGACCAGCACCTTCACGAGCGGGAACATCGACACGAAGGCGTGGGCCGCGTACGCGGACGGCAGCTACAACCTGACCGACGCGCTGCAGCTGTCGCTCGGCGGCCGCTACACGGTGGACAAGCGCGAGGCCGACATCTACCGCCAGATCTACCTGGGCAACAAGGGCACGCCGGAGATGGGCAACCCGGGCGCCCTGCTGTTCCGCACCGACACCGACCTGCGCGGACTGGAGCGCGAGGACAAGAAGTTCACGCCGCGCATCGCCCTGAGCTGGAAGGCGACGCCAACGCAGAACGTCTACGCCTCGTACTCGAAGGGCTTCAAGGGCGGCGGCTTCGATCCGCGCACGAACGTGGTCGGCACGAAGATCCCGCTGACACAGGCCCGGGCCGGCTACAAGCCCGAGACGATCGGCACCTATGAACTGGGCCTGAAATCCTCGTTCAACGGCGGCCGCATCACGACCAACACCGCCGTGTTCTACAGCGACTACAAGGACGTGCAGATCCCGGGTTCGGTGGCGATCGACACCAACGGCGACGGCAAGGACGACAGCTTCGCGGGCATCACGACCAACGCCGGCAAGGCCAAGATCAAGGGCTTCGAATTCGAGGCCGTGGCCCACCTGACGAAGGAATTCTCGTTGTCGGGCATGTACAGCTACATCGACGCCAAGTACAACGAGTACATCGTGGCGGGCGTGAACGTGGCCGACCAGCGCCACTTCCAGAACACGCCGCGCAACTCGGCGAACCTGCGCGCCACCTACGAGGTGCCGATGCCGCTGGTGGGCTACAACGGCCGCCTGTCGCTGATCGGCAGCGCATCGTACCGAGGCCAGACGTACCAGTTCGAGACCCCGTCCATCATCGACCAGGATGCGTACAAGCTGTACGACGCCAGCATCGTCTGGACCCGCGCCGATGGCAAGATCCGCGCTGGCATCCACGGCAAGAACCTGTCGGACGTGCACTACAAGACGGCGGGCTATCTGTTCCCGACCCTGGGCAACGAAGGCACGCTGACCGCCTTCTACGGTGCGCCGCGCACCGTGCAGGGGACGATCGAGTACCGCTTCTGA
- a CDS encoding ABC transporter ATP-binding protein, which yields MATPSLFTRDLTIRFGGHVAVNAVTAEFYPGTLTVIVGPNGAGKTTYFNLISGQLPATSGSVFVGGQDVTRLGPARRTRLGVGRAFQLTNLFPHLTVLENVRLAVQSRAGIGMSMLSLWFGHKEVIQRAEHYLERVSMIGKRAAYVGTLSHGDQRKLEVAILLALEPAILMFDEPTAGMSVDEVPVVLDLIHQVKAERNRTVLLVEHKMDVVRALADRIVVLHNGTLVADGEPAEVMQSKIVQEAYLGTPEPA from the coding sequence ATGGCCACGCCTTCGCTCTTCACGCGCGACCTGACGATCCGCTTCGGCGGCCACGTGGCCGTCAACGCGGTGACGGCCGAGTTCTACCCGGGCACGCTGACCGTGATCGTGGGCCCGAACGGCGCCGGCAAGACGACGTACTTCAACCTGATCTCCGGCCAGTTGCCCGCGACGTCCGGCAGCGTGTTCGTGGGCGGCCAGGACGTCACCCGGCTCGGTCCCGCGCGCCGCACGCGCCTGGGCGTGGGCCGTGCGTTCCAGCTGACGAATCTGTTCCCGCATTTGACCGTGCTGGAAAACGTGAGGCTGGCCGTGCAGAGCCGCGCGGGCATCGGCATGAGCATGCTGTCGCTGTGGTTCGGCCACAAGGAAGTCATCCAGCGCGCCGAACACTACCTTGAGCGCGTGTCGATGATCGGAAAACGCGCCGCCTACGTCGGCACGCTGTCGCACGGCGACCAGCGCAAGCTGGAGGTGGCGATCCTGCTCGCGCTGGAGCCGGCTATCCTGATGTTCGACGAACCCACGGCCGGCATGAGCGTGGACGAGGTGCCCGTGGTGCTCGACCTGATCCACCAGGTCAAGGCCGAGCGCAACAGGACTGTCCTGCTCGTCGAGCACAAGATGGACGTCGTGCGCGCGCTGGCCGACCGCATCGTCGTGCTGCACAACGGCACGCTGGTGGCGGATGGTGAGCCGGCCGAGGTGATGCAATCGAAAATCGTGCAGGAGGCCTATCTTGGCACCCCCGAACCCGCATGA